AGTCGCATTATGAGCCGTTGATTCACCAAAGGACCACAATACATTTGTGCCCGTAGCGACTTCGGCTACCACACGGCATTTTTCTGGTGCAATCCCCAGCAACGCTAACACCGTTGCAACGATGGGATGTTGCAGCAGCGATTGACCAGCATCTGCCAGCAAAAAAACTTCATCGGTGACATCGCTGCTCGCTCGTAAGTGCCACTCGGTCACACCCATGGCATAAAGAAATTTATTCATCAACAAACACCACACTGAATTGGTGAATAAGGATATCAAATTATCACTTTATAAGTCCTGTCCGCCTTAACAAACCATCAGTTTTTCAAGTCTATCGATTGCCGGTATCTATTTTATCAACTTTAAACAGGCCATCTGACGGCTATGATATGGAGGTATCGAGAATAGGAGGTTTATCATGAATACATCCGTCAATATTGGTATTAATCAGGCTGACCGCCTGGAAATTACCCAAGGGCTAAACAAGCTGCTGGCCGACACATACAGCCTCTACCTCAAGACTCACAGCTTTCATTGGAATGTTACCGGCCCCATGTTCAACACGCTACACCTGATGTTCGAAACGCAGTATACAGAACTCGCCACCGCTGTAGACATTATTGCCGAAAGGGTTCGGACTTTAGGCGAACGCGCGTTGGGTTCTTATAGTGGCTACGCGAACGTCACAAGCATCAAAGAAGACAATGGGGTAAACGATGCCATGCAGATGTTATTGGAGTTACTGGATGGGCAGGAAACCATTATTCGCAGCGCCAGAGCTCTATATCCGCTGGTGAATCAAG
This portion of the Shewanella yunxiaonensis genome encodes:
- a CDS encoding DNA polymerase III subunit psi, whose translation is MNKFLYAMGVTEWHLRASSDVTDEVFLLADAGQSLLQHPIVATVLALLGIAPEKCRVVAEVATGTNVLWSFGESTAHNATLSTPALASLQSDSEAKRVLWQQLWRHLDNIQ
- a CDS encoding Dps family protein, whose translation is MNTSVNIGINQADRLEITQGLNKLLADTYSLYLKTHSFHWNVTGPMFNTLHLMFETQYTELATAVDIIAERVRTLGERALGSYSGYANVTSIKEDNGVNDAMQMLLELLDGQETIIRSARALYPLVNQANDEATADLLTQRIQLHEKTAWMLRSMLAS